A region of the Echeneis naucrates chromosome 22, fEcheNa1.1, whole genome shotgun sequence genome:
CACAATATTCTTGGTCTCATCTAAGAtggaaaaagatggaaaaagtgGATCTTCCATCGTCGGCCCCTTTGAATTGATGACCTGTAGCAGGCAGTATTTCCTTGATGTCCATCTTGTGTAAGTGTGTCAGACTTGGCAGAGGTTGTAGCAGGCCACGGGTCTTTCCAGCACATTGTCTCCATCCACCTCGAACACGTAATCGCAGCGGTGTGTGATCAGAGGGGCATCAGACAGCGCCACGCTTTGGTTTCCAAAGGAGATGactgtgtctctctgtggggAAGATGCAAGCGGCAGCCCGATTAGTTATGTtactgaaagttttttttaaaaagttggatTTCCCAAATTAGTTTTTGAAATTCACTACAAAGTTAtccatttattttatgtcttcagtatgcaaatgtgcatgtttttgtcctGAGCCACAAAGGAGATTACCAAATGTGACCAAATATCAGGATTGTTTTAATCATCATTAAACTCCAgattaaagattttaaaagcaGTCAATTAGAAGATGCCCAGCTCACCCTTTTGGGGCCACCTCCATTGTTGCTAGGAGTGGGAGTCGAAGGTGCAGCAGCGGCTGCTTTCTCAAAGTCCTTCTTACATATATGAGCCATGATCCCTGCAGCTAAGGCGTCACCGAGAACGTTGATCATTGTCCGAAAGCGATCGCTGAGAAAGGAATGGGCGGAAAATGATTTTAACCTTCTCTCAACATCCCAAAAAAACGCTCCATACAGTGTATTAAGTTTTAGTGGCACTCACAGAACCCAGTCGATGGCCACAATCAGCGAGATGTCAGCAGGTGGTAACCCCACAGAGGTCAGgacaatcaccatggtaaccagacCTGCCTGAGGTATCCCGGCTGCCCCAATGCTGGCCGCTGTTGCCGTGATACTGTTTAAAAGAAACGTGGATGAAAACCCAATCTTCTCAACAGAGAGAAATAATCGTGGGAGGACAGTGAGTCAGACCCTGTTCTCACCTAATGGTGACCAACTGGCCAAAGTCCAAGTCATACTCATTGACCTGAGCAATGAAGATGGCCGCCACCGCCTCGTACAGAGCTGTCCCGTCCATGTTGATGGTAGCTCCCACCGGCAGCACAAAGCGTGCGATCTGCCGGTCCACTCCACAGTTCTCCAGGAGACACTTCATGGTGATTGGCAAAGTGGCTGAACTGCACGTGGAGAAGACATAAGGTGTGGGAGGAGCTACACGACAGATCAACTGATTTACAAAAATAACTCTCCCCGTACCTGGATGATGTGGCCAAAGCAATGACAAGGGCCTGCAGAAGGCCTCTGATATAAGGGAAGGGGTTTCTGCGAGtgaagaagtagaagaagagcGGCAGCAGGATGAGGCCGTGCACGAACAGGCCGGACAGGACTGTGATGAAGTACATGCCCAGCTTCTCCCCCAGGTGGGCTGGATCATGCATATCCAGAATCTTTCCGGCCACAAGGAACACAATACCGAAGGGGAAGTACCTTCAAAGACAAGAGAAACACCtttgaaattcattttgaaacttCCTGCTTTAACTTAAAGCTACTCTGAGGTGTTACTTATCATTATCGACCAATGTTTGGTCATTGTGCGTCATATTTTCGAAATTTGTGTGCAACATGTATTTTATACTCTAAGGACAGTCACagtgaatgtaaacaaaacatttgctcCTTTGAAAGAAAACTCTGATATGCATGCCTGTGCGTAAATTCAGGCAATGTTTGAAAGATACGAGATGGTCATGTCGCGGCCAAAGACCTTTGGATTAACGGGGACACCTAACAACAGTGGCCGCCTTCGCTAATGCTCTCATGGCCCCTGCAGCCAGGCCCGAGACATGTAGAGGACATGTGGACATGTAGAGCAGTTAATGAACAGTCTTACATCTACTCTTATTTAGGAAAATACCTCTGTGCTCCATTCAcaagcaaataaaatcaaatcacaaatcaTCACTTTCAGTCAGAGTTCCTTCAAGACAcggtctggaccaaactctttcagGGTTATTTCGAGGCACCCCGTGAGAAGCAGCGAGGACACTTCACACCCTGTTGAGCTCTATTTTTAGATATaatccagctctgctctgtgaactctgtgttgtctgtctttttttggaTGCATgcgtgtaggtgtgtgtgtgtgtgtgtgtgtgtgtgtgtgtgcgtgcgtgtgcgcagCCTTACCACATAGCCGCATTAATGATCTTCATGACGCACTCGTTGATGCACTGACACACGTTGACAAGTGGCGCTCCACGTTCTCCCATCTTCCCCAGCAGCAGGCCTGAGAACAGATCAAGCATTCACACACGTGTTTGTAGTCTGTAGTCATGATACCTGCCATGCAGcaaatttcttttcatttttggttaaccatttacaaatatatatatatatttttttataaataatcaATCGCATAATcattatttcttattattatcAATAAGCCAGAATAGGACAGTTTACTCCCTCATCATCAGCTGTAATGCTGCCGATACCCTTTTATGCAGATCTAATGTGATACATAAGAAGCAGGGGCAACTTTTCtaaaacaaattatatttttcttccacCACTGCACGTTGAAAAAGCATGACCACTTTGACGCTTAGCCGCAAATAATAAGCTCGTAATCtacaaaaacaggagaaagtcaaaaacacaaactataatgttggagcagaaaaaccacGGAAGCAGACTTGAGACTTAAAGTTCCTCTCATGGAATAATGAGCTTACCCATGGTGGCTGAGAAGATGACGATCCCCAGCACGTTCATGCCCTTGCTCGTACTGGGGACGATCTTATACTTGATGTCAGGCGCAGGTGTGATCTCCAGGAAGACCGGGTGGCCTAGCTGAGGGTTGTGGTAGTCTGGCATGACGTACACATAGTTGGCCTGAGACTCTTTTAGATCATTGCTTTGCACGATGGGCACCAAATCTGTGCGGTActggaaaaggaggaaagggagCAAAGGCAGATCTGTTAGTAGGTGCACTTTGCACGTCGCATTAATGAGTGTTAAACTATCAACTGTAAGTTTCCTCCCTTTGGCCGCTCACCTGCTGAAATGTTGCTTCGATCAGATTCGATGGGATCATGTTCCTATAGAAGACAGCACAGAGACAACATCCCATCAGTGGTGCAGTGAAACAGCATGCCGAATATACCAAATACAAATGATGTACCCATCTCAGCAGTGGATGGGATTTGATGAAGGTCATATGGTGTGATAGAAACTTCCATCTGAGGCCAAatccagcaaaaacagaagcaaagcTTTGAAAATGATGTGATCTGAAGCACCAGAAGAGCTGGGCAAAGAAACTCTTgccttttcacctttttttttatcatgttaaTTATTTGAACCAGATAAgaaatttagttgtttttttttgtttgtttgtttcacctcCATGTTCATATATGATTGATTACTATTACTGGTGAGCATCGTGAATATATAACTGTAAGTAAACAGTTAGAAAAGATGCCACCGGTCATTCAGTCAGCATCCTGGACATGAACCGCACCGTATTTATACAGCGTACGTCAGTGACACTGGCAGCTGGGGCAGGAAGCTCGACAAACACGTAAGAGGACTGAAATGTagacctgacctttgacccacagcagctcacacacacccCAGCGCTATAAAATACTCAGGTTTGAGAAGAAGGTATTAGTGGATCTCTGACATGAATGGCCCTTCAGTAAgcatgaacaaacacacacacacacacacacacacacactggaagcTCTATCCCATTGAGCTCACACTGCACAAGAGCCTTCTGGGAAAGTGCAGGCTTAACAGATCACAATTAAATTGCCACCCTATTCTTAGCTGACCTGCTGTGTAGGAGCGACGCTGcaggacgttttttttttttttttcctttgtcttctcAGCACACTGCTGACAATAAGAGTTTCATATCAGATGCACATCCACAAGCTGATCTTTCatcttttgatttgattccaaATTTGCTcccatttaatttgttttgtcatcatttttttGGAGTCCTCAGAGTTCACAGCATATCAGGACGTTACCGTTTATTTCCTGAGGAGTTCGTGAtttctgacttcctgttgttttttttttttgtttgtttgtttttttgcaaaaccTTTTAACGTCAGCTCCAAGGATCACACTCATTCCTTTAGATTTTGCAATTAGGAAGCTTCCTGTTCTTAAGGAAGGGCAGGGACTTTACAAAGCCTAAACTGGATCTCCACTGGATTTAAGTAgcctttactggtttttccagGTGATAAAAGAGAGCAAATCTTCATCCTGAAAAACAATGCTAAGAAGATAGAGTGGAAGATCAGCGCTCTCCTGAAAATCCCCTATCAGGAGAGGGATTTCCCACGCTCTTACAACAAAGTGAAGGTGGGAAATCATGCTGCTTTGAAAATAGCTGACTGTCAGTGTCACTATCTCTTCTTAGTGTTTCTAATGGAAAATCCCCCTCAGAGCAGCAACAAATGtaggaaaaaaatctatttactAGGAAAGGTCTTTTAAGCCATTCTCACAAAGTACTTAAGAGGAAGAAGAACATCTTCACCGAGTTGTCTAATTTTATTCCAGCTAGTGATGACAGCGATGGTTGGCCCATTCCTTTGCTCAAGAACAAAATGTAGGGTTtgctatatttttctttcatctcaacATCCATCAGAACAAGTTATAAATTCTTTAACCTGGTCAAAATCTGGAGTAGCGTGTTTACTGTGGAAGGAAGACTAAATGAAATCAtgtctgaggtcaaaggtcacaaggGTTTCTGGTCAAGGGGATGTTTACCTAATGAGGTCCAGCAGAGCGTCAGCAGATGTCATGACAGGCCCTGAACTTGTATGGTGACCATCCTTCTCAGAGCCCGTCCCCGGGTGAATGATGAGCACCAGCACGATGCCGACAATGACAGCAATGAAGGTTGTCCACAGGTAGTAGGTGATGGTGAGGACCCCCAGCCGACCGCTCGCCTTCGTGTCCATAGCTGACAGGCCGGACATAAGACTGCATTGGGAAATGGGAAATGATTGATTAGATCATGTCTGTCTATGTCCAAGTTATAACCCCTGAATTATGACCGAATACgtcagaaggaggaggaggaaatggttTTTCAAGGAGCATCTGAATGGCTGTCATCCTAACACTGTCAGATGTGATCTTATAGGCTGCAATGCTACAGCTTGAAAATGAGACTGGTCTAACGCAGATGAAGGCTTTTCTTACCTGGAGGTGATGAGAGGCAAAATCAACATCTTTAACATCCTCATCAGCAGCTCTCCGGGGAACGAGAAGTAGATCTTGGCCTGTgaatgtgagagagaaacaccTGAGACAACATTCAAAATGGCTTCCCTTTGAGAGTTCATTTACTGCTAACATTATAAAATGTATCTCTCATGCAGTTTTATGCAGATCTGTTCTGTTtctgatttgatattttaaggATCCCCTTCTTTAATAACTTCTAAGTGTTAAATGAATATGACTGGATTTATTAATTAAGTTGCACAACACTAAAATTTGTGTAAGATCAAATGACGGATCTGTGTCAAACATATCAAACTTCCTTTAAACATTGTAAAGAGCGTAACTAAGTGGCTTAGATGTGAACGTTGCCCGTTTGGCTGCTCTTCGTTCTCTCTCAGCTCCTTTCTTTACTCATGGGGATGAGCGTGTAGTTTTAATGAGCTGCTGCCATCACAAAGGTTAAATTGCAGAACAAGCTGGACACAAATGACTGATTCAGTGTTCGCCACCACAGGTAAGCCACTTGTCCCATTAAGAGCTTCTTACATCACTTTAACATAACATCAGGAGAGCATTTGGCCTTTTCAAAATTATTTGGCAACTATTGGAAACAAACTATAAACATCAACATGACATTGCATGACCTTTTCAGTTGTTAGCTTTCCTACGGTATCAACACTGAGTTTGAATATGTaatatttcctctcttttatctctcttttggtctccaccaattCCGGATTCTTAAGATGCTAAATAATCCTTGTATCCCTGTTCACAGTTTTTAGagggttttttgtgtttacacaaAACAACCGCCTGCAGTGAGGGCAATGAGCCTGAACCAAACAAGTGAAGTCTTGGGCTTTAAGATGAAAACCACGAACGGCAAGACGTTATAAAATTGAATAAACCTGATGAGAAGTGCCATCAGGTAATAATTCTCTCTCTGCTTTAACTATTTCTCCCTTTCTTCTAACTTCCGACCTGATCTTTGCCGTCTCTACCACGCAACGTTAATTACGGTGTACAGATTTCAGACCAGTCGGTTTGCTTCTTGTTGAACCTCCATCCCTTCATCCATACCTGTGTGGACAGGTTGAACGACCTGAGCAGGAACCCGAGCACGCAGCCGGTCACCACGGCAAAGACAGAGAGCGTGAGGAGACCATTCCTCTTGCAGTAGTCCTTGACGTACGCCCTGATTTTCACCGACACCAGACCGTTAAACAGCTTCTGAAACCCCGTCATCCTGATTCAGAGTCGGCCTGTACCCCAACAAGatcccaccctccctcccccctgaaTGACTCCAGATATCCAGATATATCCAGATATAAGATCTCCCGGTGAGTGAGGCAGATCAGTACGTATCCCACAAGATCCAAGGCCGAGGACTGCAGGCGAATCTGAGCAAGTGTGTGTCCTGTCTCACACTGAGGAACTCATCAGGTCCGAGCGAGGAAGTGTCCACTAACTGATTCCAGGTAAACTGTTGCCTAAAAGGATTATCCCTATCCTGTGGTAACAGACGGTGCTCCCCAGCCTCTCAGCTTATTAAAGAGGCTAAAGACCAGCACGGATTAGCTCCTACGTTCATAGCCCATAATGAGTTATTACTACCGGCCTCTTTGTCATCCCATTCACAAAACAGATGCTTGAGCTTTGGCCTTTGTGAGTTAACCCTCATGAGGACAAGGTTAGGCATCTTCTCCGTCAAGTCATACTTGTTCAGGGAACGTACAAAAGATGCACCGAAACGACTCAGGCCCTGCATGAATAAGGCACAGACTGACACTGCATGACTGATGACTCGTTCacggacagacagagatggtgGAGCttatatttcattgtgtgtaaGTAAAGGTGTCAAATCTGTTTGATTTGGTTGATTCCCATCAAAAATGTTGATGGGAATGTAACTTGCAGACAAGCATCTCCCTGTAATTATAATTACATCTGTAAAAGTTTAGAATTAGGTTTATGGATATGACCGTATAAGATGGAAAAACTGcggcaacaaaaaacaaccctgcGAACAGAAATCATGGCATGACATTGTTATCGGACGTCCAAGTCCTTTGTCTATTCCGGGCGGCTGTTTGGTTGTTAATTCCGTACTTGCCCTACGGCTGTTGACGTCAGTGTCCATGCTGACCTGGGATCAGATCCAAACTTGACTCCGTCCAGTCTTACAGTGGCTGTGCCTACGTCACCTGTAACCAATCCAATAACATTAAATCCCCACCTTGAACAATGCAACGGTACAAATAGggaacattttcagaaacatttgtGCCTTTGTGACCTGTTTCATTTGCCTGACTAGCTGGGCATCATTTTAGCCAGATAGGTAACAAACCTAAACGCAACCATGAGTAGTTTTAGTGGGTTTAGTGGAAAAAGGAATGTAATGGAACATAAAAGAGTTCTTCTGCAAATTCACAATAGTCTCATTCAATCAAAGCTGAGATGTTGTTCGgctaaatgataaaatgttaacTAAAACATTCTACCTCTAGCTCCTCTGACTGAAGGCAACGTGGGAGAACATCAGGAGAAATGCTGCTTGGAGTTCTACTAAATATCATCTTTGTAGAAGAGTAGAAAATATGAAAGGATCAGAATTGAATTAGAACATCGAATGGTTTCACTGAGGGGCATTTTAAGTTTATTTGTCTttactatttttcttttcattgtcaacatttctctgtctaACTGCTCCAAAATGAGAACgtgtgtgtgaacgtgtgtgcgtctgtgtgtgtgtgttgctcccTGCTGGACAGCTGCATCAACGCTGAactcaaaaggaaaaagaaagaagattaaATGGAGttacaaaatttttttttttcatcctgagTCGTCTTGTACATTATTGGAAGTGTTTAAAACAGGAAGAATCAGAATGCATTCAGATCATAATCTGCTTAAGGACCGAATAAATTATGTAAGGAAGGAAAAGTAGTGGCTGTTTGggacaaatgaaatgcattagTTAGTGCTTGGTGggtttactgtcagctctgtgttcagcggtctgtgtcagagtctcttcctgctctaacagctcagtgtctctgcatctggctgagggaggtttttgtacgactacaaatcactgtgtgaacacatcatcatcatttatctcATGTAAGCTCTGACAGTGATAAACTGcagcatcttcagtctgaactccactgatggtcaaactgaagtcagagcCGCTTCCACTGCCACTAAACCGAGCTGGTGTTCCTGATACACGTTGGTTTACATATGTGATCAGGAGCTTTGGAGACTGTCCAGATTTTTGTTGGTACCAGAACATGtaatcatcaccatcattataAACATCCTCACTGGTTTTACAGGTCAGAGTGACGGTGGATCCTGGACTGGCTGTCTCTACTGAAGGCTGAGTCACAGTCACCTGACCGCTGcatcctgcacacaaaaacaaatgtgtcattgatcagcagaaagaaacaaagagaaaaggcagcacatcatgtctgaaatgttgctgagtgaatgaacctggaaaacagcagcaggccagcgtccagatgaggatggtgatgagagTCATGGTGgttgtgctttctgctgtgttgactgaCAGATCTGAGTCCTGCAGTGTTGAACTCACAGGACTATAAACCTTCTCACTTCACTGGAGGATCAGCTGACGATGCAAAGCCTCCtctctatggaaatgatctctctgctctccacagacTGAAGGCAACGAGGGACAAACATCAGGAGAAATAATGCTGCTTGGATTTACACTaaatatcatcttcatcagagagaagaaaatattcatattagcGGAGCAGCTGAGGATTTAAGGATCAGTTTGTGTCCTCTGTGGTTggtgtgatgtgtctgtttgttgtctgtttgtcgAGTTCAACgtagattattatttttatttgaatgactcttaaaatgaatcattaacattaaaaaacaacatgttcattcaaccatttatcagctgctattaaagtgtggaaaatgtgactttgttacAAGGAGACTGTGATCGTTTCTCTGTCAGGTTTAGAAAAGTtcaagaaaactgaagaaataatcttcatgtttcaaatcatttcagttcatATCATGAAACAAACTGTGTAGATGTGAAAAGtagatatttttctgtgttatcaGAACAAGCAGAGATTGTTTTCAGTGGATAGATGATTGTTCACAGTGCAGGAGGTTTTTGTACGGCCGCTTaatgagtttgtatcactgtggaGGACTTTTGGTGGAGGAACCAAACTCATCATGGACTGTAAGTACcagtgattttcattttgctaaagttttatcttttttaagtttatttaacattttgaagtCCATTGTGATTCAGCTCAGTTCTCAAATGttgatcatttttgtttttgtaaaagttgTGTTATACAGAAAAGCTGATCTCAGTCTGATGAACTATTTTCTGCCTCAAAATGTTTCGAAACGtaaattttagatttaaaacaaaaccgTTGAAATGAGATTTTCGCTTcactttgaaaaacaacatgacataaatatattttatgtgtaaAAGCGGCTCGGCTCTGTGTTCACGGT
Encoded here:
- the LOC115036210 gene encoding excitatory amino acid transporter 5-like, with translation MTGFQKLFNGLVSVKIRAYVKDYCKRNGLLTLSVFAVVTGCVLGFLLRSFNLSTQAKIYFSFPGELLMRMLKMLILPLITSSLMSGLSAMDTKASGRLGVLTITYYLWTTFIAVIVGIVLVLIIHPGTGSEKDGHHTSSGPVMTSADALLDLIRNMIPSNLIEATFQQYRTDLVPIVQSNDLKESQANYVYVMPDYHNPQLGHPVFLEITPAPDIKYKIVPSTSKGMNVLGIVIFSATMGLLLGKMGERGAPLVNVCQCINECVMKIINAAMWYFPFGIVFLVAGKILDMHDPAHLGEKLGMYFITVLSGLFVHGLILLPLFFYFFTRRNPFPYIRGLLQALVIALATSSSSATLPITMKCLLENCGVDRQIARFVLPVGATINMDGTALYEAVAAIFIAQVNEYDLDFGQLVTISITATAASIGAAGIPQAGLVTMVIVLTSVGLPPADISLIVAIDWVLDRFRTMINVLGDALAAGIMAHICKKDFEKAAAAAPSTPTPSNNGGGPKRRDTVISFGNQSVALSDAPLITHRCDYVFEVDGDNVLERPVACYNLCQV